Genomic DNA from Paenibacillus sp. KS-LC4:
AAGAGGGCTGCGGCGTGTTATTTGTCCTAATTGCCTTATGGGGAATTGCTTTAATTTTGATGCTGTCCGACCCACGTTCGGTTGTAAGCAGGCGGCTTAGCGGGGTACCTTTTACGGGTGGAGCCGGGGCGATGTCTGTCGTGCTGGATGAGCGAATTATTCCTTTTGTAAGTCATCATTATATGAATGAAACGGCTGACCAGCTGTTGTACATGCTGCAAGCATTTTGCTCGCTGCTATCCTACTACGGCTTGCCGTACACCTTCCTGCTGTTTGCCCTGGCGTATCGTCCAATTGAACGGTTGCAGCCGTATGAGCGTGTATTGCCGCTGCTGCTGTTTATTCCGATTGCGGCCTGTCTGCTGTTTACACCGGGCTATACAGAAACGTATCCGATTACATTTACAGTTGTTGTATGGTGGGCTGTGCCTTATGTGGCGGTCGGAGCGGTGAATATTTTATTGAAAAATCCGGGTTATTTGGCTCAGGCGAGACGCCACTGGATCGTATGCACATCGGTGCTGACTCCGGTGCTGTTTAGCGCAACGATGAATTATGTACTGCCAAGCCTTGGCTTCCTGCGGATGTGGGTGTACAATACCTGGTTTGTCGGCATAGGGGCGCTGGTTTTTGTTATAGGTCTGTTTACCTACGGATTTCTGGGGGTACGTGTATTTATCGACCGTCGCCGTCTGGATTCGACATTGCGAGCGGTTACATCAGGTACGGCTATTCTCAATCATGCAATTAAAAATGACGTCGGAAAAATGCGGCTCTTCGGCGAGAAGATGCGCGCCTATGCGGTATCCACGAACCAGGAGGAACTGCTTGCCGATGCGGAGACGATGCTGCGGACGACACGGCATATTCAGGAAATGATTGGCCGTGTTCATCATGGCAC
This window encodes:
- a CDS encoding HAMP domain-containing sensor histidine kinase, coding for MLFVLIALWGIALILMLSDPRSVVSRRLSGVPFTGGAGAMSVVLDERIIPFVSHHYMNETADQLLYMLQAFCSLLSYYGLPYTFLLFALAYRPIERLQPYERVLPLLLFIPIAACLLFTPGYTETYPITFTVVVWWAVPYVAVGAVNILLKNPGYLAQARRHWIVCTSVLTPVLFSATMNYVLPSLGFLRMWVYNTWFVGIGALVFVIGLFTYGFLGVRVFIDRRRLDSTLRAVTSGTAILNHAIKNDVGKMRLFGEKMRAYAVSTNQEELLADAETMLRTTRHIQEMIGRVHHGTEDLALKPTQEELGELLLMTLEPYKLIAEGVHFTSSLPDGWSCMIDRAQVTEALGNVISNAIEAMDGKGALSLTMKETKRDIMIEVRDTGPGMDRTQTAKAFEPFYTTKRGGNTNFGLGLPYAYHVMRKHGGSLHIQSRLGAGTLVSMIFKKKAIQARHVSELNPASGHKESE